One window of the Cryptomeria japonica chromosome 7, Sugi_1.0, whole genome shotgun sequence genome contains the following:
- the LOC131856987 gene encoding secreted RxLR effector protein 78-like — translation MEGIIIAHEAIHTIRKAKVERMLIKLDIRKAYDMVDRDFLFQVLERFGFSSHWISWVKACIDGSWISVFVNGSPQGFFQSSRGLRPTNPLSPFLFILLAEVLGRFIQHLGSEDKWKGVLVAASVEAVTHQQFTDAAILFGDASFREACIIKKTLDVFL, via the coding sequence ATGGAAGGCATAATaatagctcatgaagctatccataCAATAAGAAAAGCAAAGGTGGAGCGGATGTTAATCAAATTGGATATCAggaaagcttatgatatggtggatcGGGATTTCCTTTTCCAAGTTTTGGAAAGGTTTGGTTTCTCCTCTCATTGGATTAGCTGGGTGAAGGCGTGTATTGATGGATCGTGGATATCTGTATTTGTTAATGGGAGCCCGCAAGGCTTTTTCCAGTCATCCAGAGGTTTGCGGCCAACTaatcctctctctcccttcctctttaTTCTATTGGCAGAGGTTTTGGGAAGATTTATTCAGCATTTGGGAAGCGAAGACAAGTGGAAAGGTGTTCTTGTTGCGGCTAGTGTCGAAGCGGTCACTCATCAGCAATTTACAGATGCCGCAATACTTTTTGGGGATGCTTCGTTTAGGGAAGCCTGCATCATAAAAAAAACTCTTGATGTTTTTTTGTGA